Genomic window (Rosa chinensis cultivar Old Blush chromosome 6, RchiOBHm-V2, whole genome shotgun sequence):
AATCTCAatatcgacgaatagaaatgtattataaatttccgGAAATcgcctcggaaaataattcttCGAAAATCACTTAAATCGTGATTTCAAACAAAGGCCATATATCGgagactcaaaatccatttccgaaacACAATTGAAATAAATCATAGTTAATCTCCGAAAATTAACTcatatttccgaaaataaatcataaccccaaatccgagcataataaatTCGTATCCAAAATTCATAAGGAAAAACAATGCCAAAATTATAAGCAAACcaaaatattatgctcgatgaataaaataatcaaatatttcaaaataaatgcatgcatcattatttaaaacaaaaatccaCTCACTGTACTATTCAGGCGatcatgcatacgagttccttcgtcgagcaataactcggtacatcgccctgtacacaattattttccgTAAATAACCATTCAACAATTAAACACGATTCCCATAATCAAATCCTCACAAATCATCTCTCCACTTGTTcacggattcaacccaaattttacctctaataccaattcattatcttaaaggttccaagtcagaactgagagatatccgacggtcggattctcgtaaatcgtaaatcaaaaccctaaacttcaaaaattcataattaattccaagcttctccaaaattcaccaaatttcatatacaagctctacaacaaatACAGGATTTACTTGgctaaaaacaagaattaaaaacctgccctacgcgcctccacgcgccgccgGCAACCACCTCAGATGACCACCAaaaattggcagcaccacctactgaacagacccaacatttttctcaaccacaacacaATCCAATTTTTACCTTTAAGAGCTCCAATTCGACCGGTGAAAAACattccagaaaactccaaaccctaggatcgggtttttCCTTGATTCTGCTTCTacgctgcaaatcgtggctcaaggctagggggaaaatgatctttggcaaaaaccgcacagtcgacgccggtttggtggccggagacggtcGAAATAGCCGGAAATCGATGAAACTTCCGAACTGCTACAATGAACTTCACGGCTCAAatccgagctcctccggccgaaTCGCGACGACGCACGACCACCAACATGTAGAGGGGGAGGAGGTGAGTCGGTAGCCACCAGGGTTTCACCGTTTGGTGGCCGGACAACGGCAAATCGAAGGAAAAAGGGAAGAGGGCCGACGCGGGGGAGAGAGGGAAGGAGAGGGTCAATCTCGGGGGgtaggtttccgaaaatggaaacctaccacagtaactttccatatatatagatagttaccgtgaacagtaaccataaacagtaactttaatctttcgctcataactttcgcatacgaactccgatttaagtgtaccacatgtctacggactcggtttaacgtcccctacaactttcatgaagaaaatttctcaaattttggcctaaacaaaaagtcgacttttagggccactaaagtactgaaacgatagtaaaagtggaAGTAAAGgtcatttaccgtccaaatgactagtaaactggtaaattcagGTTCGGCACGTTACAGCCTTAGTGGTTATGGattgtaatttttctttcagctttttgaaaacataaaaaaaaaaaaaaacattatactCCGGAAGGCGAACAGAATTATGATCATTAGTATTTGCATGAAGCCATAAATAATGATGATCAGAGTTTAAATTTGACATGAATCATTGAAAGTGCCGCCAGCAAGCTGCTTGTGTAACACCGCCAAAGTCATCGTCATAGGAACGATCACCGTCCTTCAACTATGCTCCAAGGAAACATCCTTGTATGGAACTGCAGGGGTATTGTCAACCTTGAAACACAACGAGCATTCATTGATCTCATTCATGCCAAGAAACCTAGCCTAATTTTTCTatcagaaaccctagctagcAAAAAAGAGTTTGATTAACTCTATCATACACCGTCTGGGATTTCAAGACAACATTTGTTTTGATTGTCAGGAGGGCTCTCAAGGAGTAGCCCTGATCTGGAACAATGAAACACACGCAGACCTGAGATCTTCTTCGGCTCATCACATTGATGCTGTGATTGGAAAACCTGGTGAAGAACTGTGGAGATTCACGGGCATATATGGCTTTGCAGGTCAGGGACAGAGAGAGAATACCTGGCAACTTATCCAACAGCTTGCCGGGGAGGATTGTCAATTGGCCTGGGTTATGGATGGAGATTTCAATGAGGTTATATCTTCAACAGACAAGTCTGGCGGCCCGCCGAGATCTGCAGCAACAATGGCACAATTTCGCCATACCATGGCACAATCAGGACTTGTAGACATGGGTTTTAGTAGAAGTAGATTTACGTGGAGCAATAAGTTTACTAAGGAGATATTAGATTGAAGCTTTCAATCCCCACAATGGAGGGCTCGTTTCCCATTCAGCAGAGTCATCACTTTGCGCCCTAGTGAATCTGATCACTGTCCTCTTCTCATAGAGGTTAATGCAGAGAGGGCTTTGCGTAGAAGAGTTGCACGTCGATTTCGCTTTGAAGAGATATGGTATGGGAATGAGGAGTGCAATACTATTATCCAGCATGAATGGGCTACACCAACTACGGGTAATGCACTCAGGCAACTCGggtacaaaatcaaacaagcaGGCATGAAATTGAGTTAGTGGCACAGAACTGAATTTGATAAGCAAAAGATTGAACTAAGGGTTATTCAAGAGAAATTGTTTGACCTCATGAAGCAGCCCTACTCTCCTAAACAATATGAGGAACAACGAGTCCTCCACACAAAGCAAAGTAGTCTACTTGCAGTTCAAGAAAAATATTAGCGTCAGAGGTCTAGGGCAATCTTGCTTAAAGATGGGGATAGAAACTCTGCTTTCTTTCTCATAAAGGCTAGTAATCGGAAAAGTAGCAATACCATTCAGGGATTGGAGGATGAGCTGGGTGTACGGCGCACTGAACCTGCTGATATTCAACGTCTTATCATGAACTATTTTACTAAGTTATTCTCCACCGAAGGCTCTGATCCTATAGCCCTTCAAGAAGTTATGGATGCTACTCCAGTCAGAGTAACCAATTATATGAATGATGAACTTACAAAACCCTACACAGATGAGGAGATAAAAATAAGCGGTCTTTCAAATGCACCCTTCTAAAAGTCCAGGGCCAGATGGCATGACACCTTTCTTCTATCAAAAATATTGGAGTACAATATGTCTTGATGTGTGTACTGCTATGAGAAATCTCCTTGATGATGGAGACATGTGGGAGGAATCGAATTACGCACACTTATGTCTGattccaaaaataaaagatcCTAAGGTGGCTATGCACTTTCGACCAATTGCTCTATGCAATGTTATTTGCAGAATTTGTTCTAACGTAGTTGCAAATAGATTGAAATGTTGGTTACCTGATATCATCTCTCCTCTTCAAAGTGTGTATGTACCTGGACGATTAATTTCTGACAATACGCTTGTAGCCACAGAAGCAGCCCATTTCATGCACAAGCTCCGAACTCAAGAAGCAggttttttctctctcaaacttGATATTAATAAGGCATATGACAGACTAGAATGGAATTTCTTGCAAGCCATTCTCACAAAATTAGGTTTTTCCCCACTGGATACAAATGATAATGAAGTGTGTTGTTTCAGTGCATTACTCTATCTTGATTCAAAGGGAGCCTACACCTGTTATCTCTCCCACAAGAGGAATAAGGCAGGGAGACCCTCTATCCCCATATCTCTTCATATTATGTGCTGAAGGATTGTCAGCATTCATCTCCAGGGCAACTGAATCCAATTTGAACTCTGGCCTAAAAATGTGTCCAGTGGCTCCCACTCTGCATCATTTATTATTTGCAGATGACTCTTTTCTCTTTGGCTCGGCTAATGCAATGGAATGCGCTCACTTTAGAAGAATACTTGACGTCTATGAGAAAGCCTCAGGACAGAAAGTTAATTTTCAGAAGAGTAGTGTGGTATTCAGTAGAAATGTTCATACTATCACTCAGCATGAATTGGCCTCCATTCTAAATGTGAAGTGTGTTTAGGAGCATGATCGATACCTTGGCCTTCCTCTCAGGGTTGGACGTTCCAAGACTGCAAAGTTTGAGTAGATCAAAGAGAAACTGTCAAAGAAGCTCATCAGTTggaaatccaaaattctcagTAGTGCTGGTAAGGAAGTTCTAATAAAGGCTGTTGCTCAAACTATGCCATTATATGCCATGAATTGTTATTTGCTGCCTAAAGGACTATGTGATGATATCCATCAGTTGTGTGCCTCCTTTTTTTGGGGTGACATAGAGGAAAAGAAGAGAATTCTCTGGAGGAGTTGGGAAAAGCTATGCCTCACAAAAAATGAAGGTGGAATGGGTTTTAAAAACTTATATGCATACAATTTAGCAATGTTAGCCAAGCAAGGGTGGAGTTTAATATCTAATCCCACATCTCTTATTGCTAGGCTATTGACTTGATgcataaactctcgcaagcgtatgaatcgttgtcaagtaagggaagtattaaaatcttgattatcgtacctcggggattaggtgttggactaGAGTGActcaaaagcatacaatgaaaaataaaaataaaataaagtaaaataatattcacaaggtaACTGGCGCTAGAGTGACTCAAGctacctaatccccgaggtaatTGGCGTTAGAGTGActcaaaagcatacaatgaaaaataaaaataaaataaagtaaaataatattcacaaggcaccaagcctcggcaatgctcggcttagctcacattaagcctaatcaaagtcactaacttgtagcccaaatgagttatgcacaatggaaggtagaattttgcttgggagttttgaatggagaattaactaaattaaatgcaaactaaaataaaagcaaacaactaattatcaagcaagaaattaaattcggatttcaaattaatagaaacatgggagtgtcgggtgattcacactaactatcttgcaaatatcgatgtcaatttcacaaatgcgtgcatttcctatatgtgtcgagtcccgtatctagtaccggttaaggctactaaacctaATTCCTTTCGGTGTTttgattatgccggttaaggtCACAAttaactctctaatttgggcattacgccggttaaggccgcaatatccaaaattagaggcctagagagcaagataatagagactcaagcaagcttagctacaattaagctggCTAAtagttaccacacttaaatcctagatgtaacaagaccaataagttgtcaatttatcaatctattcatcacaattgcccacaacataatttcaaagggtgacaaagcctagaaatatgcttctaaggaccaatacattcggatttaaagcatacacaataaaaattgtatttattaaaattaaagcatcaatatttatacaaggcCCATACTCAAATACATCACCAAAAGCatagaaaaattatgaaatagataataaggaagagaggggagagttagcttggtcCCTTCTAGCTATGGGCTAGTATGAACCAagaatttcttcacccaactacccaaaaaTAAGATGtgtgctcttgatgatgattcccttGAAGCCTTGAGTGTCCAATCCcaaaagataaaattaaaaatgaaggGAAAAAGAGAGAGTGTGAAGTGATGGGTGAGAGAAAATGGGAAGAAAAATGATAAAATCAAGGTGGGTGTATGTTTCGGCTgtagagaagaaggaagagagaaaaaatggaTCTGGGGTCTTCTCCGCCTTGCAGCTGTTTTGGGTTTGAGGTGAGAGTAATTGGGCGTGCAGCTGCCCTTGAGAAGAGAGAAATattaccatatatatatatgtgtgtgtgttgagAAATTTTTCTATGCTCCTGTCATTCCACCTGGCATATGTGACGGCAATCCTATTGGTCCACGTCATTACTGCTTTCTCTCCTTTAAACCACCCCTCACCTCTGTTATCTCTTCTATGAGGAATATAAAAAAATCAGAACACAACAGTAAACATGGATCTGGATCTGGAAGTTCATCCCTCCCTAACCATTTGCAATTATGCGAAGCACTTTGCAACCAAACTGCCAGTAATACTTGAACAACAAAGTGAAGACGACTTGGCAAATTGAAAGATTTAAACATCAAAGTGATGATTTGACCAGTGAGGACGTTCCTGGTTTTCTCCTTTCCATAGTCAAGTTGATTTGGGTGCTTGGTTTTTGTTCTCTTAGATTTGGGGTTTGATTATTCCACTGGAAGTCTAAATGATCAAAACCCAGTCTTCCAGGAAGACTTCTCCCTCCTTCTTTTGGATGTTCATATCAATTGTATTCATTCTTGTTTGAATATCAATTCTTCTCGACATAACAGTATACATGTAGGAATACCATTTTCTTCTGTCACTCGATCTAAAATGACGAAATTCTTGTATTGATCCATTTAGATATCATATATTTGTGGATAGTGCCTTGGATTTAAGGTTTAGAGTTTCTGGCgttcatcattttttttgttcttcatgaaagaGATCTCAGAGCTGAAGAGGTAACAGAGGAGATGGGTGATTTAACTGAGGGGAAGGAGAGATGACGTGGACCAATTAGGATTGCTCGTCACATATGCCAGGTGGTGTGACGGGAACATAGAAAAATTTCTCGTGTGTGTGGTCTCCCCTGCCGTTTTTTTTGTCACCTAGAGGAATAGATGGTTGTGGCTAAGATTTGAATGAGGAAGACCATGTGGCAAGCTGCAATTTGGTAGAGTAATTGCTTAATTCCCATTGTTGAGCACgtgatggatgatggatgatgGCTGACTTTGATTGATTAATCAAaggtttgattaattaatcaaatcattGATTGACTAAAagcaattttcttcttcttcttttctatttttctttcctcctttttttttttttttttttttttttttttccagtttcttctcttcttcttttgcttttccctgaaCTCAAACCAATGATTTTCACATATTTGCTTGCATTGACCCGCTGACCATTGTTCACTTTTCGTCTTTTTGTCAATAACTCCAATTAGCTCTATTTTCGCTTTGTTTTCTCGCATTTCCATAACTCCACTTATTacctacaaataaataaaaatagattaactatatattaattaacttgaggattagcttaattctagtattttatatataattacacatataaaaatgcgtgtaatcagctATACAAAGTTAGATATTATCCCAATACATCCTTTTGGGAAGTGGAACTAGGTGAAGCTCCATCTTTCTCGTGGAGAAGCATTCTACAAAGTCGTTCAATCCTAAATACAGGTGTACATTGGTGCATTGGAGATGGCAGCATGGTACGAATTTGGACAGATAAATGGATACTTGAATGTCCTCAATATCAAATTCATAAGCCCCCAAACTCGTAGCTAGAGATGGTATCCGAGTTGATAGATGAAGACACCAAAACTTGGAAGTCTGATGTTGTACTTCCgcttttttcagaaaatattgcTGATAAAATTATGTGCATTCCTCTAAGTGCAAGAACAAGTGCAGATAGAATTTTCTGGAAGCCAGAAAAGAAGGGTTTTTACTCTGTCAAGACCGCCTATTCGATTGCACGAGAGCAAGTTCTAAGCACAACTTTGGCCTCCACATCACAAGGAGATCCTTTCAGACCTTTATGGCAGCAAATCTAGAAATCAAAAGTTCCAGGTAAAGTCCAGATCAATGCCTGGCGTGCTTGTAACAATTTGTTGCCCACAAAGGAGTCTCTTCTTCAGAAAGGGTTCACTGGTGATACTAGCTGCCTTCTCTGCCCTGCCAAGTTTGAGGATAGAACGCACATCTTTTGTAAGTGTCCTATAGCTCACAATATTCTCTCTGCACCACCTTTTAATCTCCAGCAGCATATTGCACCAAATATGGACTTCAACTATTGGATGCTCGACATGGCAACAACGATGCAGTATGATGTGTTTGACAAGCTGCTCATGAGTCTTTGGGCAATATGGAAAAATCGGAACAGCATGTTCTGGCAAGGTATTTCTTAATCACATAATGATATATTGTTTGCTGCATTTTCATGGCTTGAGGAGTTCAGAAAAGCAAGACAATCCAACCAACCGGCCAAAATAACAAACCGGAAAAACAAGTGGCAACCGGATATTCATGGTAACTGGAAGCTCAATGTGGATGGTAGTTTTGTTCCAAatcaaaactaaactaaactaaactaaaggAGGACTTGGTGGAATCCTGCGCGATACGCAAGGAAATTTTAAAGCTGCATTTACGTTACCAGTTCAACATGTGGAGAGTGCTAAACAAGTTGAGTTGCTGGCAATCAACGAAGGACTAAAATTGTTGTGCACCTTTCCAAGGCAACTGGTTGTTATTGAAACAGACTGTTTGGAGGCCACTCTGGACCTCAAAAATCCCAGATTTGATCTACTGGCATATGCAGCAATAATGGCTGATATTCATGCTATGCTGAAGGCCAAACCGAAACTGAAAGTGTGTTTTGCTCCTAGAACTTGTAATGGCGTGGCTCACTGTTTGGCTAGTCTAGCTTTTGATGAGAGTGATAGACATGTATGGAGAGATACTCCTCCTGAATGTATCCTAGATGTACTAGCCCCGTAGCCCGAGATTATAACTCAGGCTAATCTCCCATTAATAAAGATCAttcttttactcaaaaaaatttGACATGCATCTTATTTGAACTCCTAGGATCTAGGATGGCCCAAAATGataacctaaaataaaaatttaaaccctGATCCAAATTCACATACCATTCATGTGGTGGCATCGCTCTTGAATGaattattctatatatatatatatatatatatatatatatatatatatatacacagaaccattctcaggtgcggacgtccgtacctaagcaaaaggtacggatttccatttttttccccctttccgatcacacatttagatcttaaccgttcagtttttaggtcctaatgtatagatcatccctacaaatttcagccaaattggtgatcgttaaggcattcaaaactgcaatttacgacaatgaatacgaacggttccgaatctgtcgaaccggaaccgttcgtattcattgttgtaaattgcagttttgaatgccttaacgatcaccaatttggctgaaattttgtagggatgatctatacattaggacctaaaaactgaacgattaagATTTAAATGTGCGCTCGGAAAGGGGGGGAAAATgagaaatccgtacctaaggaTTAGGTACGGACGTCTGCAGCCAAGAActcgtgtgtgtatatatatatatatatatatatatatatatatatatagacacacacacagaggTGTATATAGGTACACCCTTGATGACCTTCTAGATATATTCTTTGTTTCTCGAGTATGTTGTATGATATCTAGAACTTGTATGGTGGAATATGGGTCTCGGAGTTCAACGGTAATTTAACtgattaatttttcttctttaacaTGATATAATCAAGGAACAGACTATTTTTAGTTTCACGTGACAAACAAACCAAACTCGTCTCATGCCACCTGACTTAAGAACGCGTACTTAATTATTGTTCATGTTTGACCCGTGGATTGTTCTCATGACTCACGTAAATATGCTAAGTGTATAAAGCTTGCTTGGCAGTAATAATTATGGTACGCGTCCTAACTTCTCATCACTCATTATTCAAATTACTACGCACGGTTGGGAGTTATTTTTCTACTTGCTTCACAAACTATCAACTCtcaagaataattaattaattataataGTCCAGGTCGTTTGTGCGGTGAAAGTTTGACCTAAAGtattgaaataaaagaaaactatATACTTTCAAAATGAAAACTATCCACGTGGGAATTAAATATTGAACTTGTGCCCGCGAGGTAAAactagtaatatatatataacgggCGGGGAACGGAGATGAAATGAAAAGAATCATAGAATGGAAGAGCATAGTTCATCAGCCAAATCTGGGCAGGAGATGAGTGAGAAGATAGCTGTTGTTTCTTATGATGCTTACAAGACCAAGCCAAATCTGGGCAGCAGTTTTCTTGAATCAGCAATGAGGGCTTTGTTCAAGTGCTTGGGTCAGTTGGGTGTTAACGTCGAAGCTCCTTCAAACACACAAGTTTCTGATCAATCACCAGACCAAGTTGATGATCTACCAGCAAAGACAGCAGTGGATCAAACCTCAgtatgatctctctctctctctctctctctctctctcaaaagaAGAACCTTATTTAgcatatgtgttgttgatattGTACAGGGCGGAGTTGTTATCGTTGCAAGGAGTACCTTAGGCACAGGGAGTGGTGCACAGATAAATTGATCAATCAATTTATTGTGAATGAGGTTGATTAATCACAAATCTGCTACTTTGAGTTCGTCGCAAGTTAAACCagcttttttcctcttttttttttttttttttttcaataataataGGTTTTGCTCATCTGAGGGGGCATAACTTGCTTACATGAATTAGTATGTAGCTATTTAATGTATACTCTTACGATAAAAGAATTAGTCCAGAGCTGTAATTGTAGCTTATATATGAAATATACATATTTCCACATCTTCTGGTTAGACATTTGTGTATTTTACTTTATAAGCGGCTTTTACTTAATTTTAGCCTCACTTTTGAATTCTCGATGATATAATTAACACATGCAGTTAGCTACACTCACTGTGTTAATTATATCTAATCTAATTGTCTGTTCATGATATTATCAACCCTTTTAGCGCATTGCCTTGTATGGTGTATGTTGCTTACATGTGAAAACCTAGTGGATTAACAAAATTAATCTTTTTATAAAGCACATGCCACAAACCACGAAGAGGGCTTTAAAGGAATAATAATTTTTGAAATCAAACATAAAATTCGAAGTCCCTAAGCCACATAACCGTAGACAATTTGCCGAACGCCgccccggggggggggggggggggggggggggttggggTTCCTACGAAATTCCGATGTGGCATGGGGGGAGGGAATTTCCGAAGTCCGACGTCTCTTTCATGCATCCTcatcatttattttttattttttatttttttataaagatGGCTCCCCGAGCTTGGGCAGGGCAATATTGAATGCTTATTAAGCAACCTAaacatgcaatttttttttttaagggaaacaGATCAAATCAGGTTCCATCAATAATACCAACGATTACACTCGGTACACATATTAAAGCTGCACAAAGCAGAAAGgtctaaaaacaaaaattcaaactattaatacaaaaagaaaaaaccccaCACCTATCCAACCCTAAAACAGAGCCACTGTCTTGACAAGTATAGAAGCCTAAAAACCTTCTTGATGTACATCACTACTCATCAACCAGCATACGACTATGACCAAGGACAGAACATGGTAAGAGCACTTTTTTCTTCAAATAAAACCCAAACCTTCAATCGACTTGCACcaaacttttttatttatttatatggggaaattac
Coding sequences:
- the LOC112172400 gene encoding uncharacterized protein LOC112172400 produces the protein MEEHSSSAKSGQEMSEKIAVVSYDAYKTKPNLGSSFLESAMRALFKCLGQLGVNVEAPSNTQVSDQSPDQVDDLPAKTAVDQTSGGVVIVARSTLGTGSGAQIN